The Cydia fagiglandana chromosome 4, ilCydFagi1.1, whole genome shotgun sequence genome has a window encoding:
- the LOC134663960 gene encoding uncharacterized protein LOC134663960, with product MVRKYERMSGRQSWNEADMARAVAAVVSGKMGYKLAARTFHIPRSTLQRRASKIRYQQPDDPKPIMGHYRRVFTESQEKDLVGYIKSMEQYFMGVSRRDIRELAYQYAEDNHLNHPFDTNSRMAGEDWVRNFLKRNPELMHKSEKDFELEPVNFDQFYHFMVQFS from the coding sequence ATGGTGAGGAAATACGAAAGAATGAGCGGCCGCCAGTCTTGGAACGAAGCCGACATGGCGAGGGCTGTAGCAGCTGTAGTCTCAGGGAAGATGGGGTATAAACTGGCCGCCAGGACGTTCCACATACCACGCTCGACCCTACAGCGGCGCGCCAGCAAGATACGGTACCAGCAGCCCGACGACCCCAAGCCCATCATGGGCCACTACAGGCGCGTTTTCACGGAAAGCCAAGAGAAAGATTTAGTCGGCTACATCAAGAGTATGGAGCAGTACTTCATGGGCGTATCTCGCCGAGACATCAGGGAGCTCGCGTACCAATATGCTGAAGACAACCACTTGAATCATCCCTTCGATACCAACTCGAGAATGGCCGGCGAGGACTGGGTCAGGAATTTCCTTAAAAGGAATCCCGAGCTGATGCACAAATCGGAAAAAGACTTTGAGCTGGAGCCGGTGAACTTTGACCAATTCTATCACTTCATGGTTCAGTTCTCATGA